One Spiroplasma sp. NBRC 100390 DNA window includes the following coding sequences:
- a CDS encoding deoxyribonuclease IV encodes MKDYNLIIGSHVSMNKQQDYLLGALTESLNNDANAMMIYTGPPQNTIRVNTDHFFISEFYQQLEVQHFSIDNVIIHAPYIINLGNTTNPSTFEIAVEFLKKEIIRADEMGIKTIVLHPGSAVGAPEQVGLDRIVEGLNLVLSPNQKAKIALETMAGKGSELGTNFEQLKYIIDNVTLKDKIGVCWDTCHMHDAGYQFKEDLDDIINQFDQLIGLDRLLCLHINDSKNPLNAHKDRHENIGYGYLGFETILKIIYHPKLNGMIKILETPYVGEKGKAFAPYRAEIAMIKAKQFTDPFQVNGKVIIDVGE; translated from the coding sequence ATGAAAGATTATAATTTAATTATTGGAAGTCATGTTAGTATGAACAAACAACAAGATTATTTGTTAGGTGCATTAACAGAAAGTTTAAATAATGATGCTAATGCGATGATGATCTATACTGGACCACCTCAAAACACGATTCGTGTTAATACTGATCATTTTTTTATTTCAGAATTTTATCAGCAATTAGAGGTACAACATTTTTCAATTGATAATGTTATTATTCATGCCCCATATATTATTAATTTAGGTAATACAACAAATCCTAGTACATTTGAAATTGCTGTTGAGTTCTTAAAAAAAGAAATTATTCGTGCTGATGAAATGGGAATTAAAACAATTGTTTTGCACCCAGGTAGTGCTGTTGGTGCTCCAGAACAAGTTGGTTTAGACCGAATTGTTGAAGGTTTAAACTTAGTGTTAAGTCCAAATCAAAAAGCAAAAATTGCTTTAGAGACAATGGCTGGAAAGGGTAGTGAATTAGGGACTAACTTTGAGCAATTAAAATATATTATTGATAATGTAACACTGAAGGATAAAATTGGGGTTTGTTGAGATACTTGTCATATGCATGATGCTGGTTATCAGTTTAAAGAAGACTTGGATGATATTATCAATCAATTTGACCAATTAATTGGTTTAGACCGTTTGTTATGTTTACATATTAATGATAGTAAAAATCCTTTGAATGCACATAAAGATCGACATGAGAACATTGGTTATGGTTATTTAGGATTTGAGACAATTTTAAAAATTATTTATCATCCAAAGTTAAATGGAATGATAAAAATTTTAGAAACACCATATGTTGGCGAAAAAGGAAAAGCTTTTGCACCATATAGAGCTGAAATTGCAATGATAAAGGCAAAACAGTTTACAGACCCGTTTCAAGTAAATGGTAAAGTAATAATAGATGTAGGAGAATAA